Proteins encoded within one genomic window of Microtus ochrogaster isolate Prairie Vole_2 linkage group LG4, MicOch1.0, whole genome shotgun sequence:
- the LOC101983285 gene encoding C-X-C chemokine receptor type 1, translating into MAKADYFWAVTDNMTWDDFEKEFGNSSQIPTGDYFSPCKRVPVTNTWALVAVYALVSLLSLLGNSLVMLVISSRRRSCSVTDVYVLNLAVADLLFSLTLPFWAVSKLKGWIFGTPLCKMVSLLKEVNFFSGILLLACISVDRYLAIVHATRTLTRKRHLVKFICLGLWSLSLILSLPFVIFRQAYKPYGSGTICYEVLGKATTNFRIMLRGLSHTFGFLLPLLVMLFCYGSTLRTLFKARMAQKHRAVWVIFAVVLVFLLCWLPHNLALLTDTLLDTRLIEDTCKRRSDIDQALYITEFLAFSHSCLNPIIYAFVGQNFRRAFLKILANCGLARKEVLTPHRAAFHTSLTVR; encoded by the coding sequence ATGGCCAAGGCGGACTACTTCTGGGCTGTTACTGATAATATGACGTGGGACGACTTTGAGAAAGAATTTGGAAATAGCTCCCAAATACCCACTGGAGATTATTTCAGCCCTTGTAAGAGAGTTCCAGTAACCAACACTTGGGCTCTGGTTGCCGTTTATGCACTGGTGTCCCTGCTGAGCTTGCTGGGAAACTCCCTGGTGATGCTGGTCATCTCATCCAGGCGAAGGAGCTGCTCCGTCACCGATGTCTACGTGCTGAACCTCGCCGTTGCCGACCTGCTCTTTTCGCTGACCCTGCCCTTCTGGGCTGTCTCCAAATTGAAAGGCTGGATTTTTGGCACGCCCCTGTGTAAGATGGTCTCACTCCTGAAGGAAGTCAACTTCTTCAGCGGTATCCTGCTACTGGCCTGCATCAGTGTGGACCGATACCTGGCCATCGTCCATGCCACGCGCACGCTGACCCGAAAGCGCCACTTGGTTAAGTTCATATGTCTAGGCCTCTGGAGTCTCTCTTTGATTCTGTCCCTGCCCTTTGTCATCTTCCGCCAGGCCTATAAACCATACGGTTCTGGAACAATCTGCTACGAGGTCCTGGGTAAAGCCACAACAAATTTTCGGATAATGTTGCGGGGCCTGTCCCACACATTTGGCTTCCTCCTGCCGCTGCTGGTCATGCTGTTCTGCTACGGGTCCACACTGCGCACGCTCTTTAAGGCCCGCATGGCGCAGAAGCACCGGGCCGTGTGGGTCATCTTTGCGGTTGTGCTTGTCTTTCTGCTCTGCTGGCTGCCCCACAACCTGGCCCTGCTCACAGACACTCTCTTAGACACCCGCTTGATTGAGGACACCTGCAAGCGCCGCAGTGACATCGACCAGGCCCTGTATATCACTGAGTTCCTGGCCTTTTCTCACAGCTGTCTCAACCCCATCATCTATGCCTTCGTCGGCCAAAATTTTCGTCGTGCGTTCCTCAAGATCCTTGCGAACTGTGGCCTGGCTCGCAAGGAGGTTTTGACACCGCACCGTGCTGCCTTTCACACATCTCTTACTGTccgctaa